One window of the Bradyrhizobium sp. NP1 genome contains the following:
- the miaA gene encoding tRNA (adenosine(37)-N6)-dimethylallyltransferase MiaA, whose product MQVNGVEAVLIAGPTASGKSALALEFAQRAGGVVINADSMQVYRDLRVLSARPTPAEEAAVPHRLYGHVDAAINFSAGAFVADAQTALAEARAQGRLAVFVGGTGLYFKALTSGLSAVPPIPPSIRDGVRARLERDGVEALHRELSAIDPATAVRLRPRDRARIARALEVVEATGRSLTDWHREGLPPLLPAGSSRALFLAPEREPLYARIDARFDAMLKTGALEEVERLAARGLDPLLPAMKAHGVPALIRHLAGEISLEEATAIGKADTRHYAKRQFTWFRHQLADFEWVSPEAARGWLDRAL is encoded by the coding sequence TTGCAGGTCAATGGCGTCGAAGCCGTGCTTATCGCAGGGCCGACCGCGAGCGGCAAGTCGGCGCTGGCGCTCGAATTTGCGCAAAGGGCCGGCGGGGTCGTGATCAATGCCGATTCCATGCAGGTCTACCGGGACCTGCGCGTCCTGTCCGCCCGGCCGACGCCTGCGGAGGAGGCGGCCGTTCCGCACCGGCTTTACGGCCATGTCGACGCCGCGATCAACTTTTCCGCCGGCGCCTTCGTGGCGGATGCGCAAACCGCATTGGCGGAGGCGCGGGCGCAAGGCCGCCTGGCCGTCTTTGTCGGCGGCACCGGGCTTTATTTCAAGGCGCTGACCTCGGGGCTTTCGGCGGTGCCGCCGATCCCGCCTTCGATTCGCGATGGCGTGCGGGCGCGGCTCGAACGCGACGGTGTCGAGGCGCTGCACCGGGAGCTCTCGGCGATCGATCCGGCCACCGCCGTGCGGCTGCGCCCGCGCGACCGCGCCCGGATCGCGCGCGCGCTCGAAGTGGTGGAAGCGACCGGGCGGTCGCTGACCGACTGGCATCGCGAGGGCCTGCCGCCGCTGTTGCCTGCGGGCAGCAGCCGCGCGCTGTTTCTCGCGCCCGAGCGCGAGCCGCTCTATGCGCGGATCGACGCGCGCTTCGACGCCATGCTGAAGACGGGCGCGCTGGAAGAAGTGGAGCGGCTGGCAGCGCGCGGGCTCGATCCGCTGCTGCCGGCGATGAAGGCGCATGGCGTGCCGGCGCTGATCCGGCATCTTGCCGGCGAGATCTCCCTCGAAGAGGCCACGGCGATCGGAAAGGCCGACACGCGGCACTACGCCAAGCGGCAGTTCACCTG
- the serB gene encoding phosphoserine phosphatase SerB, with translation MSLVATLICNPANPALDSTIVDGARAVLPDAGPARWLFDEVAVDIPFESQLRDKDDIRAIEDRLRRARGDLPIDIVVQPRAARRKKLFLADMDSTMIGQECIDELADFAGLRAHVAGITERAMRGEIAFEPALRERVALLKGLPVSVVDEVLASRITLTPGGRELVMTMRAHGAYTCLISGGFTLFTRAVAAKIGFQENRANELVVEDGKFTGEVKEPILGRERKLETLIELLESFDLDDIDTLVVGDGANDLGMIQHAGLGVAYHAKPAVAAAAAARIDYGDLTALLYAQGYARGEFVGN, from the coding sequence ATGTCCCTCGTCGCAACCCTCATCTGCAACCCCGCCAATCCGGCGCTCGATTCGACCATCGTCGACGGCGCCCGCGCCGTGCTGCCTGACGCCGGCCCGGCGCGCTGGCTGTTCGACGAGGTCGCGGTCGATATCCCCTTCGAAAGCCAGCTCAGGGACAAGGACGACATCCGCGCGATCGAGGATCGCCTGCGCCGAGCGCGGGGCGACCTGCCGATCGACATTGTCGTGCAGCCTCGGGCGGCGCGGCGCAAGAAGCTTTTTCTGGCCGACATGGATTCCACCATGATCGGCCAGGAGTGTATCGACGAGCTCGCCGATTTCGCCGGGCTGAGGGCGCATGTCGCAGGGATCACCGAGCGCGCGATGCGCGGCGAGATCGCGTTCGAGCCGGCGCTGCGCGAGCGCGTCGCGCTCCTGAAGGGCCTCCCCGTCAGCGTGGTCGACGAGGTGCTGGCGAGCCGCATCACGCTGACGCCGGGCGGCCGCGAGCTGGTCATGACCATGCGCGCGCACGGCGCCTATACCTGCCTGATCTCGGGCGGCTTCACGCTGTTCACCAGGGCGGTGGCGGCCAAAATCGGCTTCCAGGAGAACCGCGCCAACGAGCTCGTGGTGGAGGACGGCAAGTTCACCGGCGAAGTGAAGGAGCCGATCCTGGGCCGCGAAAGGAAGCTCGAAACCCTGATCGAGCTCCTGGAGAGCTTCGATCTCGACGACATCGACACCCTCGTCGTCGGCGACGGCGCCAACGACCTCGGCATGATCCAGCATGCGGGACTGGGCGTCGCCTACCACGCCAAGCCCGCGGTCGCAGCCGCAGCCGCCGCGCGGATCGACTATGGCGACCTCACCGCGCTGCTCTATGCGCAGGGCTATGCGCGCGGGGAGTTTGTAGGGAACTAG